From Euzebyales bacterium:
GGGTGACGACGTCCAGCTGTTGCAGGCGCTGCTGGACCACCGGGTGGAGCGCGCCTGCTTCGGGTTCATCTGTGACGCCGAGACCGCCGCGCAGGCCCACCAGGCGGGGGTCGGGTCGACCATCGACGTCAAGCTCGGTGGCAAGAGCGACCGGCGGATCCGGTCTCCGCTCGCGGCGACCGCCTACGTCAAGGGGTTGACCGACGGCCGGTTCCGGCTGTCGTTCTACGCGCCCGGCCTGCAGGTCGATCTGGGTCGCACGGCGCGGCTGCGCATCGACGGTGTGGACGTCATCGTCGTGTCGCGCGTGCAGCAGACGTTCGATCCCGAGGTGTTCCTGTTGCACGGCGTCGACGTCACGCGGTGCCGCGTGATCGCGCTGAAGTCCAGCCACCACTTCCGTGCCGGGTTCCGCGATCTGGCCACCGCGATCATCACCGCCGACAGCGAGTCGGGCCTGACGACGCAACGCATCGAGCGGCTGCGCCGCCGGGCGGGCATGCTGCCGACGTGGCCGATCGACGTGACGGCCAGGTACGGCGACGGCTGAGGGTCGATTCAGGGACCTCCCCGACATCGGCGGCCGCCATGGCCGTCTACCGTGGTGGCATGGAGAACATGCGCCACGAGACGAGGCCGTGCGCCCACTGCGGCGGGATCATCGCACCCGACGACACGACGTGCGCGACGTGCGGCCGACCGTACATCCCGGACGCGTCGGCGACCGACGACGCGTCGTCGCCGGCCGCTGACGGCACGGCGAGCGCTGACGTGCCACCCCCACCCAGCGACGTCGCGATGTCGTCTGCGCCGCCACCGCCGGCGGCGGCGATCACCGACGAGTCGCGGATGTGGGCGATGGGTGCGCACCTCAGCGCGCTCGCCGGCGTGCTGCTCGGTGGTCTGCCGGCGTTCCTCGGGCCGCTCGTCGTCTGGCTGCTGCGTCGCGACGAGCACGATCCGTTCGCGGCCGCCCATGCGCGCGAGGCGCTCAACTTCAACATCTCGGTGATCATGTACGCGGTCGTGGGCGTGCTGGTCACGATCCTGACGTTGGGGCTGGCGCTGCTGATTGTCGTCCCGGTGGGCATCATCCTGTTCATCCTCTACCTCGTCGTCACGGTACGGGGCGCGATCGCGGCATCCCGCAGCGAGTACTACGACTATCCGCTGACCATCCGGCTGGTCCGCTGACGGAGACCGCCGACGAACGGTGACAGCGCACCGCCCCCGCTTGTGAAGCGGGCAACAATCTGTACACGCGTCTAGACACGTGTACGGTGGTGCGCCGATGAGCAGCGTCACGCCCCAGGAAGAGACCCGCGATCGCCTGATCGCCGCCGCGCGCGCGGTGATCGACCGGTCGGGACTGCGGGGCGCCCGCATGGAGGACATCGCGGCCGAGGCCGGGGTCAGCCGCGCCGCCGTCTACTACCACTTCTCGAGCAAGGACGCGCTCGCGGCGGCACTCGTCGACGACATCTTCCGCGGACTCGTCGCGACCGTGCGCACCGCGCTGTCCGACGGACCAGTCGACCAGGTCGTCCGCGCATCGGCCGCGTTCTTCAAGGACCAGGTCGCGCTGGCCCGCCTGCTGCTCACCGAGATGCCCACACCGGTCGAGCCCGAGCACATCATGGGCCGCCACCGTGACGAACTGCTCGGCATGTTGCGTGAACGACTCCGGACCGACATGCGCGACGGTCGCGTGCGTCGCTGCGACGTCGACGTCGCGGCCGCCGCGCTCGCCGGACTGATGCGCGTGGCTCCGTTCGAGATGCTGGCCGGCAGCCAGCTCGACCTCACGTACCTCACCGATGAGCTGTGCGCGTTCGTCCGTCACGCGCTCGCGCCACCGGACCGGGCCGTCGGGGAGCCCTCGGACGCCGGGGCCGACCCCGACCCGACACCAGCAGGGAGCTGAACACCGTGCGCACGTTCACCCGCCTCGCCCTCGAGCATCGGACCGTTACGCTCCTGGGCATCGTCCTCGTGCTCGTGGCAAGCGTGGGCGCGGCCTTCGGGCTGCGCCAGGAGCTCTTCCCGTCGATCCAGCCGCCGTACCTCGTGACGGTCGCCACCCAGCCAGGCGCCGGGCCGGTGTCGGTCGTCGACAACCTCACCGAGCCCATCGAGGATGCGATCGAGTCGACGGCGTCGCTCGAGCAGGTGGCATCGACCAGCCTCGAGGGCGTCAGTGTGACGTTCGCCGAGTACACCTACGGCACCGACATCGAAGAGCGTGAGCGTGAGGTCCGCGACGCGGTGGCGACCGCCGACCTGCCCGCCGGCGTCGACGCGCCACAGGTCACGTCCGTCACACCGGACGCGCTGCCGATCTACTCCGTCGCGCTGACGGGCGAGAACATCGGCGAGGTCACCCAGATCGCGCGGGACGACCTCGTGCCCGAGCTCGAAGGCCTGGAGGGCGTCGCGGAAGCCACGCTCAACGGCGCCGGTGCCCGGATCGTCGAGGTCACGCTCGACCCGAAGCGGCTGGCCGACAACGGTCTGACGGGCAACGACGTCGTCACCGCCATCAACGATGCGGACCTCTCGTCCCCCGTCGGCGCCGTCACTGACGGCGACACGACACTGCCGGTCCGGGTCGTCGGTGCCAACATCGACGTCGCGGCGATCCGCGACATCGAGATCGTGCCGAACGCCGCCGCGGCGCAGGGCGCGGATGCCTCCGCCCAGGCGGATGGCGGTCAGGCACCCGGTGCCGCCCCGCAGAGCGACGGCGCGGCGTCCGGTCAGGCGCCGGTCGGGGATCCGGCCGTGGCAGCGCCGCGGCCCGAGCCTGTGCGGATCGCGCAGCTCGGCGAGGTCACGACCACGCGTGGCGACACCGAGACCATCTCCCGGCTCGACGGTCGGCAGGCGGTCACACTGCAGATCCGCAAGGAGCAGGACGCCAACACGGTCGAAACCGTCGAGCGCATCGAGCAGGCCGTCGAGGACGTCGACCTGCCCACGTCGGTCGACACCGAGGTCATCGTCAACCAGTCGCCCGAGATCACCGACGGCGTGAGCGACGTCACCCGGGACGCCGTCATCGGCGCCGTCCTCGCGCTGCTCATGATCATCATCTTCCTGCGCAGTTGGCGCGGCACGATCGTGGCGGGAATCTCGATCCCGCTGTCGTTGATCGCTGCGCTCGGCCTGATGCGGTTGACGGGCGTCACGATCAACATCCTCACGTTGGGCGCGCTCGCGATCGCCGCGGGACGGGTGGTCGACGACGCGATCGTCGTGCTCGAGAACATCTACCGCCAGCTCGAGCGCGGCCTGCCACTGCGGGAGGCCGTGCGCGTCGGCGCCAGCGAGGTCACCGGCGCCGTGACGTCGGCCACGCTCACGGCCGTCGCCGTGTTCGTGCCGCTGGCGTTCATCTCGGGCCTCGTCGGCGAGATCTTCATCGGCTTCGCGCTGACGACGACGTTCGCGCTCCTGGCCAGCCTGCTGGTCGCGACGACCGTCGTGCCGGTCGTCGGCTCGCTGCTGCTGCGTCGCGCGGAGGCCGACAAGGCCGATCCCGAGAACTCGCCGCTGCGTCGCATGGTGCGCCGGCCGCTGACGTGGGCGCTGGACCACAGAGCGCTGACGTTGACCATCGCCGTCGTCCTGCTCGGTGGGAGCATCGCCAGCCTGAGCCAGGTGCCGACCAACCTGTTCCCCACCGCCGATGCCGAGAACCTGGTGATCACGGTCGATGCCGATCAGGGAACGTCGCTGGAAGCGACGGGCGAGGAGGTCGCGCCGCTCGAGGACCGACTCGAGCGCGTGGACGGCGTCGACAGCTACACCACCGTGGTCGGTTCGTCCACCGACGGCGTGTCGGCCGCGTTCGGCGGTGGTGGAGGCGACTCGACGGCGACGATCACCGTCGACGTCGAGGACGGCACCGACACCGCGGAGCTCCGCGACGAGGTCAGCGCGGAGCTCGACGACCTCGGCCTCACCGGTTCGGTGACCGAGCAGTCCGCCATCCCCACCGGCAGCGAGGCCGTCGTGCAGATCAGCGGTGACGACTTCGAGGCGGTCAGCGCGACCGCGGACGAGGTCGAGGCCGAACTGGAGGCCGTGGACGGGCTCGCGAACCTCTCGTCGAACGTCACCGAGGCCCGCCCCGAGCTGACCGTCGACGTCCGTGAGGACGACGCCCGTGCGTCCGGTCTGAGCACGGGCGCGGTCGCCGGTCTGCTGGCCGGCACCCTCAACGCCACGACCGCGACGACGGTCGACCTCGACAGCGGTGAGCGCGACGTGCTCGTGCAGATCGATCCCGAGGCGGTCGACAGTGCACAGGAGCTACGCGACCTGCCGTTGCCGACCGGTCAGACCCTGGGCGACATCGCCGACGTCGAGGAGGCCGACAGCCCGGTGGCGGTCACACGGGCCGACGGCACACGGTCGGCCGAGGTCAGCGCGACGATCACCGATGAGAACATCGGTCAGGTCACCACTGAGATCAACACCGCGCTCGATGACCTCGATTCACCCGACGGTGTCGACGTCACCCAGATCGGCAGCAACCAGGAGATCGGCGAGAGCTTCCAGGACCTGTTCGTCACGCAGGCGATCGCCGTGGGCCTGGTCTACCTGGTGCTGGTCGCCACGTTCGGCAGCCTGCTCACGCCGTTCGTCATCCTGCTGACCCTGCCGCTCGCCGCGATCGGCGCGTTCCCCGCGTTGGCCATCACGGGCCGCGAGCTCGGTCTCCCGGCGATGATCGGCCTGCTGATGCTCATCGGCATCGTCATCACGAACGCGATCGTCCTGCTCGAGTTCGTCGAGCAACGCCGCGCGGCGGGCATGACGCTGCGGGAGGCCGTGATCGACGGCGCGGAGACCCGCGTGCGCCCGATCCTGATGACCGCACTGACGACGATGATCGGCCTGGTGCCCCTGGCGCTCGGGCTCAGCGAGGGTGCACTGCTGTCCGCCTCACTGGCGACGGTCGTGATCGGCGGCCTGCTCACGTCGACGCTGCTGACGCTGATCGTGATCCCGGTGGTCTACACGGTGTTCATGGGCATGCGCGACCGCGTGCGTGGCGGTCCCCGCGAGGACGGCGATGGTGGGGCCGACGGGCACGCGCGCGACGACACACCGGTGCCGGTCCGCACTCCCGAGGGCGTCAACGCGTCCTCCGGCACGGGCGGCAACGGCCGACGTGGTCGTGACGCGGCGTCGGTGGTCGGCGTCGCCGCCGACCTGCGCGTCGTCGGCCGGTTCCCCAGCCGGACGCAGGCGCAGGCGGCACTCGATCAGCTCGACCGCTCGGGGATGCGCATCGACCACCTGACGATCCGCAGTGCCGGTGCTTCGGCGCGGCCCGCGCGGGGCCGGCTGACCCGCGCTGCCCTGGCGTGGCTGCGCGAGCACGAGCCCGAGCAGCTCACCGCACCGACCGACCCTGTGTGGGAGCTGGTCGCGCCGGCCGCGTACGCTGAGGCCGCCAGGGCCGTGCTGTCGGGCAACGGCCAGTCGTTCGCGCCCTACGTGCGCGGCTGACGGGACCACCCCCGCCCGTCGCCGACGTCGGACGCGCGCCACCTCGGGAAGGAAAGGGAGCCGGTGCCGGGCGGAGCACCCCTGCTCGACCTCGCCGGCGTCACCGTGACCGCAGGCGGCGCGACCCTGCTCCGCGATGTCGACTGGCGCGTGCGGGCCGGCGAGCGCTGGGTCGTCATCGGACCCAACGGAGCCGGCAAATCCACGCTGCTGCAGATCGCGAGCACGTACCGCTTCCCGTCCCGCGGAGTCGCGTCCGTGCTCGGCCATCGTCTGGGCCGGGTGGACGTTCGCGCGTTGCGCCCCGGCATCGGCTACGCCAGCGCGGAGCTCGGCCGGATGCTCGATCCCCGCCTGACCGCACACCAGGCGGTGCTCGGCGCCCGCACGGCGACCCTCGTCCGGCTGCGTGCAGGCACGCGGTCGCATGGCCACGGTGCTGACGGTCCCCACGTCGAGGACCATCTGCGCGCGACTGACCTGCTCGAACGGCTCGGTGTCGGGCCGGGGGCCCACCGGGCGATCGCGACGCTGTCCGAGGGCGAGCGCCGGCGTGTCCAGATCGCGCGGGCGCTGATGACATCACCCGACCTGCTGCTGCTCGACGAGCCCGCCGCCGGGCTCGACATCGCGGGGCGAGAGCAGCTCATCGCCGTGCTGGAGCGGTTGGCGGCCGACCCGCGTCCCGCCGGGATCGTGTTCGTCACGCACCACGTC
This genomic window contains:
- a CDS encoding DUF4870 domain-containing protein, which gives rise to MAVYRGGMENMRHETRPCAHCGGIIAPDDTTCATCGRPYIPDASATDDASSPAADGTASADVPPPPSDVAMSSAPPPPAAAITDESRMWAMGAHLSALAGVLLGGLPAFLGPLVVWLLRRDEHDPFAAAHAREALNFNISVIMYAVVGVLVTILTLGLALLIVVPVGIILFILYLVVTVRGAIAASRSEYYDYPLTIRLVR
- a CDS encoding TetR/AcrR family transcriptional regulator, with protein sequence MSSVTPQEETRDRLIAAARAVIDRSGLRGARMEDIAAEAGVSRAAVYYHFSSKDALAAALVDDIFRGLVATVRTALSDGPVDQVVRASAAFFKDQVALARLLLTEMPTPVEPEHIMGRHRDELLGMLRERLRTDMRDGRVRRCDVDVAAAALAGLMRVAPFEMLAGSQLDLTYLTDELCAFVRHALAPPDRAVGEPSDAGADPDPTPAGS
- a CDS encoding efflux RND transporter permease subunit, which codes for MRTFTRLALEHRTVTLLGIVLVLVASVGAAFGLRQELFPSIQPPYLVTVATQPGAGPVSVVDNLTEPIEDAIESTASLEQVASTSLEGVSVTFAEYTYGTDIEEREREVRDAVATADLPAGVDAPQVTSVTPDALPIYSVALTGENIGEVTQIARDDLVPELEGLEGVAEATLNGAGARIVEVTLDPKRLADNGLTGNDVVTAINDADLSSPVGAVTDGDTTLPVRVVGANIDVAAIRDIEIVPNAAAAQGADASAQADGGQAPGAAPQSDGAASGQAPVGDPAVAAPRPEPVRIAQLGEVTTTRGDTETISRLDGRQAVTLQIRKEQDANTVETVERIEQAVEDVDLPTSVDTEVIVNQSPEITDGVSDVTRDAVIGAVLALLMIIIFLRSWRGTIVAGISIPLSLIAALGLMRLTGVTINILTLGALAIAAGRVVDDAIVVLENIYRQLERGLPLREAVRVGASEVTGAVTSATLTAVAVFVPLAFISGLVGEIFIGFALTTTFALLASLLVATTVVPVVGSLLLRRAEADKADPENSPLRRMVRRPLTWALDHRALTLTIAVVLLGGSIASLSQVPTNLFPTADAENLVITVDADQGTSLEATGEEVAPLEDRLERVDGVDSYTTVVGSSTDGVSAAFGGGGGDSTATITVDVEDGTDTAELRDEVSAELDDLGLTGSVTEQSAIPTGSEAVVQISGDDFEAVSATADEVEAELEAVDGLANLSSNVTEARPELTVDVREDDARASGLSTGAVAGLLAGTLNATTATTVDLDSGERDVLVQIDPEAVDSAQELRDLPLPTGQTLGDIADVEEADSPVAVTRADGTRSAEVSATITDENIGQVTTEINTALDDLDSPDGVDVTQIGSNQEIGESFQDLFVTQAIAVGLVYLVLVATFGSLLTPFVILLTLPLAAIGAFPALAITGRELGLPAMIGLLMLIGIVITNAIVLLEFVEQRRAAGMTLREAVIDGAETRVRPILMTALTTMIGLVPLALGLSEGALLSASLATVVIGGLLTSTLLTLIVIPVVYTVFMGMRDRVRGGPREDGDGGADGHARDDTPVPVRTPEGVNASSGTGGNGRRGRDAASVVGVAADLRVVGRFPSRTQAQAALDQLDRSGMRIDHLTIRSAGASARPARGRLTRAALAWLREHEPEQLTAPTDPVWELVAPAAYAEAARAVLSGNGQSFAPYVRG
- a CDS encoding ATP-binding cassette domain-containing protein, whose translation is MPGGAPLLDLAGVTVTAGGATLLRDVDWRVRAGERWVVIGPNGAGKSTLLQIASTYRFPSRGVASVLGHRLGRVDVRALRPGIGYASAELGRMLDPRLTAHQAVLGARTATLVRLRAGTRSHGHGADGPHVEDHLRATDLLERLGVGPGAHRAIATLSEGERRRVQIARALMTSPDLLLLDEPAAGLDIAGREQLIAVLERLAADPRPAGIVFVTHHVEEIPPGFTHALLLADAAVVAAGPLSATLTARSLSRCIGLPLALDVTGGRYTVRHRRME